In Frondihabitans sp. PAMC 28766, a genomic segment contains:
- a CDS encoding carbohydrate ABC transporter permease, whose translation MTSSTLKTRPSRPARSRSGARRNGSHAYIHVVLGVGGFIMAFPFLWQIIMSLSTNAEVQSVTPTFWPAHLQWGNYVAVFERLPFFDELRTSIEVTVIRTLAQIVLCTMAGYAFARMRFVGKGPILAIVLSILLVPSQVYLISQYQIVQGFGWLDTVFGLVAPGLFSAFGTFLMRTAFLRMPAELEEAARIDGANPFQIFWRIMLPLARPSISVLAITTVLWSWNELLWPLVVSTDSSKMPLAAGLATIAGDVTINYPVLMAASLMAMAPILIVFIVLQRRVIDGLASSGLK comes from the coding sequence ATGACTAGTTCGACGCTCAAGACGCGCCCGTCGCGCCCCGCCCGGTCCCGCTCCGGTGCTCGACGCAACGGGTCGCACGCCTACATCCACGTCGTCCTCGGCGTCGGCGGCTTCATCATGGCGTTCCCTTTTCTGTGGCAGATCATCATGTCGCTGTCGACGAACGCCGAGGTCCAGAGCGTCACGCCGACCTTCTGGCCCGCCCACCTCCAGTGGGGCAACTACGTGGCGGTCTTCGAGCGGTTGCCGTTCTTCGACGAGCTGCGCACCTCCATCGAGGTCACGGTCATCCGCACCCTGGCGCAGATCGTGCTGTGCACCATGGCCGGCTACGCGTTCGCCCGGATGCGATTCGTCGGCAAAGGGCCCATCCTCGCGATCGTCCTGTCGATCCTGCTCGTCCCCTCGCAGGTGTACCTGATCTCGCAGTATCAGATCGTGCAGGGATTCGGCTGGCTGGACACCGTTTTCGGGCTGGTCGCGCCGGGGCTCTTCAGCGCCTTCGGCACGTTCCTCATGCGAACCGCCTTTCTCCGGATGCCTGCGGAGCTCGAAGAAGCGGCCCGCATCGACGGAGCCAACCCGTTCCAAATCTTCTGGCGGATCATGCTGCCCCTCGCCCGCCCCTCGATCAGCGTCCTCGCGATCACGACGGTGCTCTGGTCGTGGAACGAGCTGCTGTGGCCCCTCGTCGTGTCGACCGACTCGTCGAAGATGCCCCTGGCCGCGGGGCTGGCGACCATCGCAGGAGACGTCACGATCAACTACCCCGTGCTGATGGCTGCCAGCCTGATGGCGATGGCCCCGATCCTCATCGTCTTCATCGTGCTCCAACGCCGAGTGATCGACGGGCTCGCTTCTTCCGGTCTGAAATAG
- a CDS encoding MarR family winged helix-turn-helix transcriptional regulator translates to MAQRMHGLDQSQSDLWVALTVFSQLFTPAMDARLREVGLTLFEYGALMSLSDAPDRALRITEMATRTYAPVPRMSKVVGRLEERGLVARGASSADGRAALMTLTPAGRRVLLEAAGIQATAAHDLVIDRITADSARTLSSILSPLVAGLDPAGPLSNR, encoded by the coding sequence ATGGCACAGCGCATGCACGGGCTCGACCAATCGCAGTCCGACCTGTGGGTGGCCCTGACCGTCTTCTCGCAGCTCTTCACACCCGCCATGGACGCCCGTCTCCGCGAGGTCGGGCTGACCCTGTTCGAGTACGGTGCGCTGATGTCGCTGTCCGACGCCCCGGATCGTGCGCTGCGGATCACCGAAATGGCAACCCGGACCTATGCTCCGGTGCCGCGCATGTCGAAGGTCGTCGGGCGACTGGAAGAACGTGGACTCGTCGCCCGTGGAGCGTCCTCTGCCGACGGTCGGGCAGCCCTGATGACTCTCACGCCGGCAGGACGGCGCGTCCTGCTCGAGGCAGCCGGCATACAGGCGACCGCGGCGCACGATCTCGTCATCGACAGGATCACGGCCGACAGTGCCAGAACCCTGTCCTCGATCCTCAGCCCGCTCGTCGCCGGCCTCGACCCCGCAGGCCCCCTCTCGAACAGGTGA
- a CDS encoding chlorophyllase produces MTLTTHLTAEDDPIVSVKPITLASPGRGVDLTLRLSAPVSGAGLPVILFSHGFGESLSGYGPLTDYWASHGFVVLQPTYLDSRSIGLADDDGRRAGIWRQRAADASRTLDQLDEALEAIPGLPERVDRSRIAAAGHSFGGQTTGILLGLRVLDPETSALDDLRDPRVKAGVLLATAGRGADLSPLAAEHFPFMRPTFDHMEAPALVVLGDRDDSPLSTRGPDWSADPYSDSPGEKHLLTLIGGEHSLGGVPGYDVKETTDENPERVILLRSVAAAFLRHALGIDESAWNGFRETLGGAGSETARLESKK; encoded by the coding sequence ATGACACTCACGACTCACCTGACCGCCGAGGATGACCCCATCGTCTCCGTGAAACCCATCACCCTCGCCTCACCCGGGCGAGGCGTCGACCTCACGCTGCGCTTGTCGGCACCCGTATCAGGAGCCGGTCTGCCGGTGATCCTGTTCTCTCACGGGTTCGGAGAATCGCTCTCCGGCTACGGCCCCCTCACCGACTACTGGGCGTCGCACGGCTTCGTCGTCCTCCAGCCGACCTACCTCGACTCCCGCAGCATCGGCCTGGCTGACGACGACGGGCGCCGCGCGGGCATCTGGCGGCAGCGCGCTGCCGACGCGAGCCGTACCCTCGACCAGCTCGACGAGGCCCTCGAGGCGATCCCGGGTCTGCCCGAGCGAGTCGACCGGAGCAGGATCGCGGCGGCCGGGCATTCTTTCGGTGGCCAGACGACCGGGATCCTGCTGGGCCTGCGAGTCCTCGACCCCGAGACCTCTGCCCTCGACGACCTCCGCGACCCACGCGTGAAGGCCGGTGTTCTGCTGGCGACGGCCGGTCGCGGAGCCGACCTGTCCCCGCTCGCCGCCGAGCACTTCCCTTTCATGAGACCGACTTTCGACCACATGGAGGCGCCCGCGCTCGTCGTGCTCGGCGACCGGGACGACTCGCCCCTGAGCACTCGCGGCCCCGACTGGTCAGCCGACCCGTACTCCGACAGCCCCGGCGAGAAGCATCTGCTCACCCTGATCGGCGGTGAGCACTCCCTGGGCGGCGTTCCGGGCTACGACGTCAAGGAGACCACCGACGAGAACCCGGAGCGTGTCATCCTGCTCCGATCCGTCGCCGCCGCGTTCCTTCGCCACGCGCTCGGCATCGACGAGAGCGCCTGGAACGGCTTCCGCGAGACGCTCGGTGGGGCAGGATCCGAGACCGCGCGCCTGGAGTCGAAGAAGTGA
- a CDS encoding alpha-L-fucosidase — translation MTGSVRDGVDLADWFTGAGLGVFVHWDHASQQGIEISWPIVGESIIPGRDRPEDEVTVEQYHSSAATFDPTRWNPAAVARLIRASGARYVVFTARHHSGYAMYHTRFSDFSVEHSPYGRDITREFVDAARAEGLRIGVYYSLPDWHHVDYPAFTDADRPYPAEHQPQFDPQDATQRHRRPSPEAWARYVTYLRDQLTELLTDYGRVDLLWFDGEWERTADEWHTRELRQLIKSLQPDVIINDRLTDAGDYATPEQGLPSTPPAGPWELCMTMSDAWAYRPTDTAYKSSRTLVEMLIETTSRGGNLLVNVGPRGDGSIPEPETVRLKEIGSWIAGHGESVIGVEPDLAIEFSGPVTRRPETIYLHLVARPVEAFTVRGVPVGRVRGVRLLGAETSLGFTADRNVHEFVADEKARIGELRIEAPEPTGALVDVVAIELEPV, via the coding sequence ATGACTGGCTCCGTGCGCGATGGCGTCGACCTGGCCGACTGGTTCACGGGCGCCGGGCTCGGCGTCTTCGTGCACTGGGACCACGCCAGCCAGCAGGGCATCGAGATCTCGTGGCCGATCGTCGGAGAGTCGATCATCCCCGGCCGGGATCGACCCGAAGACGAGGTGACGGTCGAGCAGTACCACTCGTCTGCGGCGACCTTCGACCCGACTCGATGGAACCCGGCAGCCGTCGCGCGCCTGATCCGGGCCTCGGGCGCGCGCTACGTGGTCTTCACCGCGCGGCACCACTCGGGCTATGCGATGTACCACACCCGGTTCTCCGACTTCTCGGTCGAGCACTCCCCCTACGGCCGCGACATCACGCGCGAATTCGTCGACGCAGCCCGCGCCGAAGGCCTTCGCATCGGCGTCTATTACAGCCTGCCCGACTGGCACCACGTCGACTATCCCGCCTTCACCGACGCCGACCGCCCCTACCCGGCCGAGCATCAGCCCCAGTTCGACCCGCAGGATGCCACACAGCGTCACCGCCGCCCCTCGCCCGAGGCCTGGGCGCGCTACGTCACCTACCTGCGAGACCAGCTCACCGAGCTGCTGACCGACTACGGGCGCGTCGACCTCTTGTGGTTCGACGGCGAGTGGGAGCGGACCGCCGACGAATGGCACACCCGCGAGTTGCGGCAGCTGATCAAGTCACTGCAGCCGGACGTGATCATCAACGACCGGCTGACCGACGCCGGCGACTACGCGACGCCCGAGCAGGGGCTGCCGAGCACACCCCCGGCCGGCCCGTGGGAGCTCTGCATGACCATGAGCGACGCCTGGGCCTATCGTCCGACCGACACCGCCTACAAGTCCTCGCGCACCCTCGTCGAAATGCTGATCGAGACGACGAGCCGCGGCGGCAACCTGCTCGTCAACGTCGGGCCGCGGGGCGACGGGTCGATCCCCGAGCCGGAGACGGTGCGGCTGAAAGAGATCGGCTCGTGGATCGCCGGCCACGGCGAAAGCGTGATCGGCGTCGAGCCCGACCTGGCGATCGAGTTCTCCGGGCCGGTCACCCGGCGCCCGGAGACGATCTACCTGCATCTCGTGGCCCGGCCCGTCGAGGCCTTCACCGTGCGGGGCGTGCCCGTCGGGCGCGTCCGCGGCGTTCGCCTCCTGGGGGCGGAAACCTCTCTCGGCTTCACCGCCGACCGCAACGTGCACGAATTCGTCGCCGACGAAAAGGCCCGCATTGGAGAGCTGCGCATTGAGGCGCCAGAGCCGACCGGCGCCCTCGTCGACGTCGTCGCCATCGAGCTGGAGCCCGTGTGA
- a CDS encoding SDR family NAD(P)-dependent oxidoreductase, producing the protein MPVLEKFDMTGRTSVVTGSTRGLGRAFATALAEAGSNVVIVGRDAAAAASVQAELEALGVGVLTVLADVTKRPDVERLLSAAVERFGRVDVLVNNAGTCIHKPALDVTDDEWRDVMSVNLDGLWIASQVFGRHMVERGGGSIVNVGSMSASIVNRPQWQPAYNASKAAVHHLTRSLAAEWAPSHVRVNAIAPGYMHTDMAPIDDPQFYRHWIEDAPQQRAGEPDELGPAMVFLASDASSFMTGSVLTIDGGYTVY; encoded by the coding sequence ATGCCTGTTCTGGAGAAGTTCGACATGACGGGGCGCACGTCGGTCGTCACCGGGTCCACGCGAGGGCTCGGTCGCGCCTTCGCCACGGCGCTCGCCGAGGCAGGATCGAACGTCGTGATCGTCGGCCGGGACGCAGCGGCTGCCGCCTCGGTGCAGGCCGAGCTCGAGGCGCTGGGCGTCGGCGTCCTGACCGTGCTTGCCGACGTGACGAAGCGCCCCGACGTCGAGCGGCTTCTGAGCGCGGCGGTCGAACGGTTCGGGCGAGTCGATGTGCTTGTCAACAACGCGGGCACCTGCATCCACAAGCCGGCCCTCGACGTCACCGACGACGAGTGGCGCGACGTGATGAGCGTCAACCTCGACGGCCTCTGGATCGCCAGTCAGGTGTTCGGGCGGCACATGGTCGAACGGGGCGGCGGGTCGATCGTCAACGTGGGTTCGATGTCGGCGTCCATCGTGAACCGGCCGCAGTGGCAGCCCGCCTACAACGCGTCGAAGGCGGCCGTGCACCATCTCACGCGCAGTCTCGCCGCCGAGTGGGCGCCGTCGCACGTGCGGGTGAACGCCATCGCCCCGGGCTACATGCACACCGACATGGCGCCGATCGACGACCCGCAGTTCTACCGCCACTGGATCGAGGATGCCCCGCAGCAGCGCGCCGGCGAACCCGACGAGCTGGGCCCGGCGATGGTCTTCCTTGCCAGCGACGCCTCCAGCTTCATGACCGGCTCCGTGCTCACCATCGACGGCGGCTACACCGTCTACTAG
- a CDS encoding Lrp/AsnC family transcriptional regulator yields the protein MSRSDWSLLHGLQIDGRASYADLARTTGLPQPVVTRRVTRLLSSGIAVLDVDIAPHILENKVAAQIWMSATPDRLEASGRALAAFPEVAFAAAVSGTRNLVVFIECARHEDIFRFITTELARIDGIRDIEVVPTIAVLKRATSRIDRGDVLIP from the coding sequence GTGAGCCGCTCCGACTGGTCTCTGCTCCACGGCCTGCAGATCGACGGCCGAGCCAGCTACGCCGACCTCGCCCGGACGACAGGGCTCCCTCAACCCGTCGTCACACGCCGGGTCACCCGACTCCTCTCGAGCGGCATCGCCGTTCTCGACGTGGACATCGCCCCCCACATCCTCGAAAACAAGGTCGCCGCCCAGATCTGGATGTCGGCGACACCCGATCGACTCGAGGCGTCCGGCCGGGCACTCGCCGCGTTTCCCGAGGTCGCGTTCGCCGCGGCGGTCTCAGGCACGAGAAACCTTGTCGTGTTCATCGAGTGCGCACGGCACGAAGACATCTTCCGCTTCATCACCACCGAGCTCGCCCGGATCGACGGCATCCGCGACATCGAAGTCGTCCCGACCATCGCGGTGCTCAAGAGAGCGACCTCGCGGATCGATCGGGGCGACGTCCTCATTCCATGA
- a CDS encoding carbohydrate ABC transporter permease translates to MKRRKRFDGWWPVLFVAPLLAGVLLFYIWPILQTFYFSFTTWGVFGGATWSGFANYVQLITDPQLYVSLLNTVIYTAVVLLGVPIAVWLANLVNTPGLRFAQLYRVLFFLPYVAMPAAISLVWRIIFNGDFGILNYFIGLVGIKGPYWISSPGFALAAVSIVGLWSSLGFSMIILGAGLKDIPPELHEAAELDGASPARRFRSITVPLLTPSIFFVVIVTTISSFQLFDLLYAMLGAKNPVMPKTMSLVFYFYQSGFIDNDKGFAAAIAMFIFVLIGIITLFQFRFQRRWVSND, encoded by the coding sequence GTGAAGCGCCGAAAGCGGTTCGACGGGTGGTGGCCGGTGCTGTTCGTGGCGCCGCTGCTCGCGGGCGTGCTGCTGTTCTACATCTGGCCGATCCTGCAGACCTTCTACTTCTCGTTCACCACGTGGGGAGTCTTCGGAGGAGCGACCTGGAGCGGGTTCGCCAACTACGTCCAGCTGATCACGGACCCGCAGCTCTACGTCTCCCTGCTCAACACCGTCATCTACACGGCCGTCGTCCTGCTCGGGGTGCCGATCGCCGTCTGGCTCGCGAACCTCGTGAACACTCCCGGTCTCCGGTTCGCGCAGCTCTACCGCGTCCTCTTCTTCCTGCCGTACGTCGCCATGCCCGCCGCCATCTCGCTCGTCTGGCGGATCATCTTCAACGGCGACTTCGGCATCCTGAACTACTTCATCGGGCTCGTCGGCATCAAGGGGCCCTACTGGATCAGCTCGCCGGGCTTCGCCCTCGCGGCCGTCTCGATCGTGGGTCTCTGGTCGTCCCTGGGCTTCTCGATGATCATCCTCGGGGCCGGTCTCAAAGACATCCCGCCCGAACTGCACGAGGCGGCCGAACTCGACGGCGCCAGCCCGGCCCGACGATTCCGGTCGATCACGGTGCCGCTGCTCACGCCGAGCATCTTCTTCGTGGTCATCGTCACGACCATCTCGAGCTTCCAGCTGTTCGATCTCTTGTACGCCATGCTCGGCGCGAAGAACCCGGTCATGCCCAAGACCATGTCGCTGGTCTTCTACTTCTACCAGTCGGGATTCATCGACAACGACAAGGGCTTCGCGGCCGCCATCGCCATGTTCATCTTCGTGCTGATCGGCATCATCACCCTGTTCCAGTTCCGCTTCCAACGCAGGTGGGTCTCCAATGACTAG
- a CDS encoding mandelate racemase/muconate lactonizing enzyme family protein: MTGVAASRDAIVRAEAWLCDLPVETVRTDAMQSFLSQETIFVRIETASGATGLGYSYTIGTGGGAVLDLLRTVLLDAVTGLDASRHEAVWRAMISSTRATTVGAVSSLAFAAIDTAVWDVKAKSSNAPLWIAAGGARESIPLYDTEGGWLHLSGDELVESALSAQRHGLGGVKIKVGKPRGAEDAERLRAVRDAVGWGFDIMVDANQAFTAAEAIRRAAQFDDIGLAWFEEPLPAEDVSGHASLARSSSIPIAVGESMYSIGHFKEYLHAGAASILQPDVARIGGITPWLKVAHLAEAYNVAVAPHFLMELHVALTCAVPNSLYLEHIPQLRALTNGDMAIESGAGVPSDTPGLGIDWNLDAIDGLRVR, from the coding sequence GTGACCGGCGTGGCCGCGTCGCGAGATGCAATCGTCCGTGCCGAGGCGTGGCTCTGCGACCTCCCGGTCGAGACCGTGCGCACCGACGCGATGCAGAGCTTCCTCTCGCAGGAGACGATCTTCGTCCGCATCGAGACGGCATCGGGTGCCACCGGGCTCGGCTACAGCTACACGATCGGCACCGGAGGCGGCGCCGTCCTCGACCTCCTCCGCACGGTGTTGCTGGACGCCGTCACGGGCCTCGACGCCTCCCGCCACGAGGCCGTCTGGCGGGCGATGATCTCGTCGACCCGCGCGACGACAGTGGGTGCGGTGAGCTCGCTCGCCTTCGCCGCCATCGACACGGCCGTCTGGGACGTGAAGGCGAAGTCCAGCAACGCGCCCCTCTGGATCGCCGCCGGTGGCGCCCGCGAGTCGATCCCGCTCTACGACACCGAGGGCGGGTGGCTGCACCTCAGCGGCGACGAACTCGTCGAGAGCGCTCTCTCCGCGCAGCGCCACGGCCTCGGCGGCGTCAAGATCAAGGTCGGCAAGCCGCGCGGTGCCGAAGACGCCGAGCGCCTGCGGGCCGTGCGCGACGCCGTCGGCTGGGGCTTCGACATCATGGTCGACGCCAACCAGGCCTTCACCGCGGCCGAGGCGATCCGGCGCGCAGCACAGTTCGACGACATCGGGCTGGCGTGGTTCGAAGAGCCGCTGCCCGCCGAAGACGTCTCGGGGCATGCCTCGCTCGCGAGATCTTCGAGCATCCCGATCGCGGTCGGAGAGAGCATGTACTCGATCGGACACTTCAAGGAGTATCTGCACGCGGGCGCCGCCTCGATCCTGCAGCCCGACGTCGCGCGGATCGGCGGAATCACGCCCTGGCTCAAGGTCGCCCACCTCGCCGAGGCCTACAACGTCGCCGTCGCGCCGCACTTCTTGATGGAGCTGCACGTCGCGCTGACCTGCGCGGTGCCCAACTCGCTCTACCTCGAGCACATCCCGCAGCTGCGCGCCCTCACGAACGGCGACATGGCGATCGAGTCGGGCGCCGGAGTCCCCTCCGACACCCCCGGCCTCGGCATCGACTGGAACCTCGACGCGATCGACGGGCTGCGGGTTCGGTAG
- a CDS encoding amidohydrolase family protein → MRWTVSGNVAGPLLDLGHERLRDMDIAGVDLAVLSLTSPGLQNLPVDEAVALQGPTNDVIAQAVRQHPDRFRGFATLATPDPAAAAAEVERAVSKLGLDGILLHTLSGDEFHDLPKYWDIFAAAEAHRVPIYLHPSLPASGAFDAYYDGFGLLGTGAPGWHYQTGIAVLRMIIAGVFDRFPGLQVIIGHWGEMVLFFLDRIQLLTGAAKLQRPLVEYFQNNVHITPGGIASHRYLNWAIEVIGADRIMHATDYPFNSATDFAARDFLDTAALTDTDRRQIASDNWERLVSRIIR, encoded by the coding sequence ATGCGCTGGACGGTCAGCGGCAACGTCGCCGGGCCGCTGCTGGACCTCGGCCACGAACGCCTTCGCGACATGGACATCGCCGGCGTCGACCTGGCGGTCCTGTCGTTGACCTCGCCCGGGCTGCAGAACCTCCCCGTCGACGAGGCCGTCGCCCTGCAGGGCCCGACGAACGACGTCATCGCTCAGGCCGTACGGCAGCATCCCGACCGGTTTCGCGGATTTGCGACACTCGCCACCCCGGACCCTGCGGCTGCTGCTGCAGAGGTCGAGCGGGCCGTCTCGAAGCTCGGACTCGACGGGATCCTGCTGCACACGCTGTCAGGCGACGAGTTTCACGACCTGCCGAAGTACTGGGATATCTTCGCCGCGGCCGAGGCGCACCGAGTGCCGATCTACCTTCATCCCAGCCTGCCCGCGTCCGGCGCCTTCGACGCGTACTACGACGGCTTCGGGCTGCTCGGCACCGGGGCGCCCGGCTGGCACTACCAGACCGGCATCGCGGTGCTGCGGATGATCATCGCCGGCGTCTTCGACCGCTTTCCCGGCCTGCAGGTGATCATCGGGCACTGGGGCGAGATGGTGCTGTTCTTCCTCGACCGCATCCAGCTTCTGACCGGTGCAGCGAAGCTTCAGCGGCCCCTCGTGGAGTACTTCCAGAACAACGTCCACATCACCCCGGGCGGGATCGCCTCCCACCGGTATCTGAACTGGGCCATCGAAGTCATCGGAGCCGACCGGATCATGCACGCCACCGACTACCCCTTCAACAGCGCCACCGACTTCGCCGCCCGAGACTTCTTGGACACCGCAGCCCTCACTGACACCGACCGCCGGCAGATCGCCTCCGACAACTGGGAACGCCTCGTCAGCCGGATCATCCGGTGA